DNA from Fusarium verticillioides 7600 chromosome 4, whole genome shotgun sequence:
ATTGGACGCAGGTTAAGTgtgtcaaggtcaatgttTTTAAGCTGTAGATGTTGACAGAATTGTTAACACTAAATAAGAGAATACTTGAGTTTGCTGCAATGACCGTTTCTGGTGTTTGTGATGACTTCCTCTTGCGGCATGATGAGAAACTACCCATTTCGGAAGTCAACTCACTAATTCCTCTTCGAGTACTTACCCGACACTAAGGGATAGAACTAAAAAGGCGCGGCTCGCTTCGCTATCAATTGACGCGTGCGTGTCTCGTTATCTCCCATTCTTCGGAACCAGATAGCCCGGAACTAGAGCATTCCGAGTGTCACCTTCACAAATGCTTCTCCATGACTCGACTGCTTGTTGATCACTGCTGTTATTAGTTTCACTTTTGTTCGTTCCGGTCGGAATCTTTGAGGTATTAGTCAATGCTGTATCATTGCAGAAAAACCACGTAATACTTTGTTGACTTGTTGTGGCTTGTATCAGATATCAGATTATCGCTATCTGCGTTTTCGTTTGCACTCAGTTGCTGCAAGGtcattcatcatgatctCTTCACCGGACTGTCAAGCCAAATCCTCAATTCTCAAAAACATACAACTTGGAAAGTTTCTTTCGCATCTACTCCGGACCATTGAGTCGCGAGAAAGTCGAGATGTCGTCCTCTTATTTGCTGGCGAGGCTGTGCGTCTCGTCACTTTCATCACGGACCTGTTAGCATCATACCTCCAAAGGCTTCAAGGCAAGAGACTCAATGGCCTCTCCAAGTCATTCTTCAAGATATCCCACCTCAACTCAATGGCTACGTCAACGACACGGGCCGCAAACTGTTCAAGAGCACTGTGCGCGATGCTTGATGAATGGCAGATCATGAATCGCCTCTTTGGCGTCTTGGACATGTGGAAGGCAGCCCGAGATCTCATCAAACGCATCTCCGCCGAACGATCCGCAGGAAAACCAGTAAACAAGTTGGACATAGGAATCCAAGCTTCGCAGATCCTCTGCCTCAGCTCTTTCCACGTCTCCGAAGCAATTGGCTTCTTATCCTCCAAAAGAATTCTCAAACGCTCAGCCCAATCAGAAGAGAACCTGACATTCCTCGCAATTCGCTCCTGGGCGGCGTTTACAATGATTGAGATTGGTCGGTTATCACTGGAGTGGATGAATACCATGCAGGATAAAGAGAAATTGGCTACAAAGACATGGAAGGCAAAATGGAAGAGCGATATGCTTCAGAATTTGGCTTGGGCTAGTGTTGCTTCTCATTGGAGTCTGAGAGACGGTTTGATACCCGAGGCTTTTGTTTCGCCGCTGGCGGTGTTTGCGACGTGGAGTTTGGTCAAGGATGCTTGGAAGAATGCAGCTTGATCTTCGTTGTACATCATTGGGGTGGCATAGATGCATTTGAGACCTGTGACTATGAGCATATATCATTACATAGGAATGAGTACGGTACTGAGATGGCAGCATAATACAAGCGAAGCATGACTGCGAACTACCGAATGAAGCACCACGAGCTCTATATCCGTATTGCCTATTGTAACCGAAAACTTGATCCCGCTGCTGAAAACATTCTGGTCGGAAATATTGCGAAAGTTCCGATGACTTTATGGTGCCTGTGATTGGCTTGCACATCTTGAATGGCAAATCGTCGAAAGTTCGGTTGTCGGAAAACAATTCCGCGCCGGATACTCGGACCACGAAAAACTTCGCGATGACTTCAAAATGGTATAATATGCTTTCAAGAGTTCTGAATAGTTgcatatcatcatcaatcatcgcaATCTACTGTATTCGACACAATGGCtgacatcgacatcatgACCAACGAGTCCATTCTGGACGAAGCTCTTCTTACAACAGAATCTCCGCTCATCGACTCAACAGACCTCATAGTTCTTCTTTCTCTACTACTCGGAGCAATCGCCTATCTCTCGAACGGTAAACTACGAAACATCTTCTTTCCCAAACCAATCACATCAGAAGAAACAATAGCTTCAAAAGAAGACAGTCTTCGAAGCATCTCTCACATCTGCAACACCACCGGCAAAaactgcatcatcttctaCGGCTCTCAAACCGGCACCGCAGAGAACTACGCGCAGAAACTAGCGAGAGAAGCTAGTTCTCGCTTTGGTCTCGATCCCATGGtcgctgatcttgaggagTATGACTACAATGACCTGTCTGAACTGTCAGAGCAGGTTGTTCTGATGTTTGTGCTTGCTACGTATGGGGAGGGTGAGCCTACAGATAACGCTCAGGACTTTTATACCTACATCACTGGCGGTGAAGATGGGGAACAACCGGACGTTGATCTTCAGAACGTCAAGTATGTTGCTTTCGGTCTTGGGAATAGCACTTATGAGCATTACAACGCTATGGTGAGACGTGTTTCGAAAGCGTTGGATGGACTAGGTGCGAAGAatcttgctggtgtcggggaggctgatgatgcagCTGGGACTACTGAAGAAGACTTTCTGGCTTGGAAGCAGGATATGTGGCCGAAGCTTGTTCAAGAGTTTGGTCTCCAGGAGAGAGATGTTGCGTACGAGTCGACATTTGGTGTTCTGGAGagagatgatctggatgCTAGCTCACCTGGTGTTTTCCTTGGTGAAGCAAATGCGGATCATCTTGATGCCAGCTCAGCAAACCGTCAGTTCAGCAACACGAATCCCTACATCGCCAGCATCATCGAGTCTCGCGAGGTATTCAATTCCAAGGATAGGAATTGTATCCACATGGAGATCGATCTTGGTGACTCAGGTCTATCCTATGAGACAGGTGATCACGTCGCTATCTGGCCTACCAACTCCGAAGAACAAGTCACCCAACTTCTCTGCATTCTTGGGttgagtgagaagaaggatacGGTTATTTCTATCGTTAGTCGGGAGGCGACAGCAAAGTCCCCCGTTCCTACACCGACGACATATGCTACTGCGCTGCGATATTACCTTGAGATCGCTGGACCTGTCTCTCGAGAGTTCATCAACGTCATTGCCGCGTTTGCACCTACCGACTCTGCGAAGACGGAAGCgaccaagcttggtggtgacaaGGTGTACTTTAACGAAAAGATCGGCCAGAAATGTCTTTCACTTGCTCAAGCTTTGAATATGCTCAGCGGTGGTCAAACGTGGACTAAGCTGCCCTTCTCAGCTATCATCGAAGGGCTCAGCAAGCTCCAACCCCGATACTactccatctcctcatcatccctcGTCCAGCCCTTCAAAGTTTCCATCACCGCCGCTATTGAATCAGCCGAGATTCAAGGCCGACCTGGTGTCTTCAAGGGCGTTGCTACAAACTaccttctctctctcaagCAGGCCCAGAATCAAGAGTCTCAATCACAAGAGTATCAACTGAAAGGTCCACGGGAGAACTACGCTGGCTTCAAAGTACCCATTCATCTTCGCAAGTCCAACTTCAAACTCCCCAAGGATTCATCTCGACCTGTCATCATGATCGGTCCAGGAACTGGTGTTGCTCCATTCAGAGGTTTCGTGCAGGAGCGAGCtgctttgaagaagcagggtAAGAATGTTGGAAAGACTTTGTTGTTTTTTGGATGTAGACGACACGATGAAGATTACCTCTACGAGTCAGAGTGGCGGGTAAGTCAAACGTCTTTTGAGGTCCAGCCGCCCTTATTAACTTATACCAGGAACATAAAAACACCCTCGGTGAAAACTTCGATATCCAGGTTGCATTCTCCAGAGAAACGAAGCAAAAGGTTTACGTGCAGCACCTCCTCAAAACTCACGCCAAAGAGGTGATGAACATGATTGATGACGGAGCGATTGTCTACGTTTGCGGCGATGCAAAGCATATGGCTAGGGATGTGAACTCGACACTCATCTCAATCTGGGCCGAGCAGCGTAATATCTCCGTTGAGAGCGCAacagagaagatgaagggtCTAAGGGATACTGCGCGATATCAGGTAAGCATTTCATATCCAGAGTTGACACCGTTACTAACATGTCGAAGGAGGATATCTGGTAGATACGACGTATGACAACATTTATAGACATAATGCGAGGGATAAAAAGTTCTTAGCTTGATATTACACTTCACTACCATACCAATTACTTCTGTGTCGATTATATGATCCTGATTTGTACGTAGTAGTATTCATCAGTGGATCTATTTCATCCGTTGACTGGAACATGCTTCCTGAATCGCGACTCCTTGGACATCTCCCAGAGGTCCTTATTTCCACTCCCTAACCCTGTCTCTAGCATCCTGTTTTCCATAGCTTATCGACACTTCATCCGTCCTTCTAATCCCACTGATATCATTCTGAGTCTTTGTATCGCGAAGTATACTTTCATCGCTGGCATTTGCATTATACGCAATGACTGTTCTGTTTGATGGTCCGCTACCTCCAATTGTTTCTGTACCAGGCACTGAGCCGTTGCCGTATTTCCGACCGCTGTGATTGCCGTACATGGGGAGCTTGTAGGAACTCGCGGTGCCGGAGCTGTCGCCTTGGCTGCCGTATCTGAAGCGTACGTAGAGAGGGCGGAGGACGGGGATGGAGGAGCACATTATTGTTACAGTGCTTTCGGTCGCGGACCAGATGAGCATGTCGACTGTGTCGTCTGTAGAGATTAGAAGATGAATCACTGGTGGGGGATGAAGGAACATACAGATGTATTCACTGGCGTTCAGTCCATTGAGAGCGACTGTACGAACAATACCGCAGATACCAGCACTATATCGTCAGTCAGGATGGTTCTACATCGTTGAGAGTCATGACTTACAAAATACCGAGACTTAGGCCGCACGCGACAGTGATCTTCTCTTTGCGCTTCATGTTAAGCTCCCAAATGACAAACCACGGAAGAATCGCGAAGCAAAAGTCCGCAACGACGAACCAAGCTAAGCACATTAGCACCCTCCAAGTATCATACAACAGCAACTTACATCCCACGGTCAAGCCAACCTTGGAAAAGTCAATCCAGCACGTCCCCGGCACCCGTCGATCCCAAGTCCTCTGGACAGGATCACACTGCACAACGACAACGATACTAGAAAACAGAGTGATAAACACCGTTCCCGCCAGAAACGCCCATATAAACGCTTTCTGGAATTTGTTCCGTACGATACGTAGAAGAAAAATGCCAACGGCGCACTTTCCAAGACCGATTACCATTAGCCCGGCTACTTGGCTGTATATCTCCAGCTCGACGGCTCGGAAGTATGCATCGGGGTTGCCAATGTCTGCGAATTTGCGCCCGAGACCGTATTTAGTACCGGCTGTCACGAAGGCGGAGTAGATGATCTGGAAGACCTGTAGATTGTGAGCATGAGGTAATGGAGAGGGAGTGAAGGGCGTACCAGtgcgatgatgacgagataATCATCTGCGCCTACAGAGTGTAGAATCTGAGATCTCGTGTATAGCCTCAATCCAACGAAGATTGCAAAGATGACGACTTGAACCCATAGTATTGCATTGAGCATCGGCCCCAGGCCTCCATAGTAACTCGTCATGATTGAAGCTATCAGAACTGCCAAGCGAGCTTTCTtcgaaaagaagacaaaTAATACAAACTGGATGAATTTGTATTCTCTGCTGGCCCTCAAGCCCTTATCAGCTCCGCGAGACTCGCCATTTCCCCTGACGACAGGTTTCTAACGGTCGAGTTCCCcggaaaaagaaaagaacgAAGGATCATTCCCTAGCGTGTTTCAATGCATTGTTGAGGAGAATTTCTAGCTATACCTTGTTTTGACGAGATCTACGCAAAAAACCCTTGTTGGCGACATGGTGTGTCTGGCACGCGAGAGATAAACTTCGGAGATGGGCCAATAATAAGTGGCTGTATAATGGCAGAGATGTGTGGGTTACATCCTGGAGATGAGGCAAACATGCGTGACTGTTGGTTGATGCGGGcttgttgtctcttttctcgtgAGATATCATATATGACAGACTCCAAGTTGGGCTGTCGGCCTTACCGTGAGAATCTGTATACCCGCTGAACCCGAATACTTTGAGCTcctgtactccgtaggaACCTGTGTTATCGCATGAGCATGAAACGTACGAGTCTTGCGCCAGTTCTGCTACCAACTAATTCTCTTCAGTTGCCGCCACCCATAGGATTTGGGGAGACAATGAACCATCTCCACACCGTCATCAAACGGCTCTCTTTGCTTTTTAACCACCGACCGGGTATAATATTCCTCCACATCCATGATTCGCCCCATTTCAACCAGCTGCATATGATATCTGACAGTGACAATCGTACAAACCCCGCTAGCAGAAGCGAAACCGTTAGAGTAACATCGGCCATTCATGTCTAGGAATAAAACAGGCTCGTAGCTCCAAGCCTTGATAAACGGCTCCAATGCAAGGACTCAATTAAAGAATAGTTCGGCTAGCACGGTTTCTTTCGACTAGTAGCAGAATTCAGACGAGGCTCTGACAGACCCACTATAGAACGATGAATATGAGGATCGTGGCTCAACGTTGCATTTATGAACCGCGTCATTTCGTCGGGCCGTTACGGGTCAACCGCCGTTAGATCAGTGGTTTTAATGCATCAGACAACGGCTTCTGTGTGCCGGCTACGCGAGTATATTTCAGACAACCTGATCTTGCATACCCTTTGACTTGGATCTCACCCACGATTCCGGGCTATCTACATTGCCGCTGCGACTCTATGCTGGAACAGTTGGAGTGGCATCTTGAGCCTCAAGGATCCTGGTGGGGCCACGGAGAGTAACGTGAAGAATTACCCGACGTATCCCGCGTTCCCCATGGGATTCGCATCCTAGCATGAGCTAGCTAAGCGGCCCTGTTGCATAGAGAGCTAGAGAGCCAACGAAGGATGGTGCCACAACCAGTTCGCCACCATTTGATATGTCATTTTGAGAAGCAGTTCATCCTGATATTTGTTCGGTGGTAGTGCGGATATTGCTGGTGCCTGAGATTAGCCATCTTGGTGATATACAGCATATCAGGCAGACAATGGTACGAGACCATGGAACATGATACAATCACGATGCTGAGAATTGATACTGGACTTCTCTCAGACCAATTTATAGCCATTGACCGAAGGATCAGTTTCATCGAAactttcctttttttttcagGGCGGAGGGGTACCCCTTTAATACTGATCAGACCAAGATAACACGTGCCCGTAACAGCTTTGCTATTTGTGAATACTGCAAGGTAACTTATCGCAAAGCCAGTATTGGACTAATCCGCACGACGAGATAGCGCCCAAAGGGACACCCATCCACACCAACTTCTCATCCCAGCTAGCCCAGCAAGGGGCAGCAGGGTTCTCCCACATCAACTGAATCACTAGTCTAAGTGCAGGCATCCCATTGTGAATCATGAACCTATTTATACAAGCGAGCTATCTCTTTTTCTATCACAATCCTCATTaacctttctttttcgacTCCACCCAAACATACTCACAATCTGATACCTAACTTCTCACAATGGGCTCAGTTGGTCCTTCAACAaacgacatcatcgccaccCTCGATGCAGTAAACCCTAGTCAATTCAGTGGCGATGAAGTCGAACGTCTCCGTGTCCGCGCTGCCGCACGTCGTCTACTAGCAAGAGTCGAAACACCATATGAGCGAGCATGGGGTTTCTGCTTCGAACATCCTGCTGTTTTTGCGGCGCTGCAAACTGCAATTGATCTCGGAATCTGGAAGGCTTGGACCAAAGAGGGTGGAGGGAAAAAGACGATCGATGAGTTGGTCAAGTTGACTGGGAGGGATGTTGAGCCAAACTTGTTAAGTGAGTTGTCTCCCTGTTATGTTAGTCGAAGCTTACGAGTGTAGGACGTCTCTTCCGTCTTCTAGCTGCGTTTTATGTGGTTGAGGAGACAGACGTGGATATCTTCAAGCCCACGCCGTTCTCATACGCCATTGGTGATGAAAGTACCAAGGTCCGAGCGTCTCTCGAAGCAGCGTAGGTCTCCCAGCCACAAAACCAAACACGTCAACTAATGGAGTCTAGAACTTATCAGTACATCTCAGCGGGCCAGAATCTCCCCAAATACCTCGCCAAGATAGATTACAAAGTCCCCACGGCAGCTGAAGACAATAACTACGCAGGTAGCGATCCCGATGGTCTCAACTTCTTTGGGCGTCTTCAGAAGAGTCCAGAGTACTATGAGGCTTTTACAGGACACATGGAGGCCTGGACGTCTTGGAAGACACCTTGGACTAAGATTTATGATCCTAGCGGGCTGATTGAAGGTGCTGATCTTGGCAAACCGCTAGTTGTGGATGTTGGAGGTAATACTGGTATCGATATCTCGCATGTTCTTAAGGCGCGACCGGATTTGCCAAAGGGGGCTTTGGTGTTGCAGGATTTACCGGAGATTATTGAGCGGGcggatgttgacgagaagatcacGGCTATGGTGCATGATTTCTTCAAGCCTCAGCCTGTGAAGGGTAAGTCTTCCCATCCTAATTAATCGAAGTTCAGGTACTGACGGATGCTAGGAGCCCGAGCATACTTCATGCACGCTGTTCTTCACGACTGGCCAGACGCCCAAGCAACTCAACTTCTACAGAAAACCAAAGATGCTATGACGAAAGGTTACTCTAAGCTATTCGTCTATGATATTGTCTTGCCGCCAACTGGAGCTAGTATTAGTCAGACTACAATGGACGTGCAGATGATGTCTCTTCTTTCCGCGTCTGAGAGAACTAAGAGTCAGTGGGAGGAGTTGCTGACGGGGGCCGGGTTCAAGATTGTCAAGTTTTGGCCTGATCCTCAGCAGTATGAGATGCTGATCGAGGCAGAGATTTCATGAGTTCAGGATAGTGGCATACCTACGCAAGACGGCACGCAATAGCAATATAGGGGGATCAGACGTCTGTTAGTTTGAGCACTCACATAAGCAATCTATGCACTAACTTCACGTAGTCGTAAGAGACAACGAGACCATAGTCTAGCACAAGAGGAAAAGTTCATCGAGTCTCTTGATAACTTTAGCCCTCACATGCGGTTGTTCTAAGACATCAGTGATCGCGAACGTGGAGCTATCAGCTAAGCCCCACTTTGATACAGCAGATTGACGCCCTTGCTACGAGTCATAGATTGGTAAGGGCAAGTCTACTCCTCCCCCTCAGATAGCGCAATGATACTAAACTCAGAACTCCCCTCCCCTGCCTTGATGAATCGCCGCACACCAATATCCAAGACCTTGCTACTCAGCATATCCTCCCCCTCACCCACTGGCCCGTA
Protein-coding regions in this window:
- a CDS encoding NADPH-ferrihemoprotein reductase, with the translated sequence MADIDIMTNESILDEALLTTESPLIDSTDLIVLLSLLLGAIAYLSNGKLRNIFFPKPITSEETIASKEDSLRSISHICNTTGKNCIIFYGSQTGTAENYAQKLAREASSRFGLDPMVADLEEYDYNDLSELSEQVVLMFVLATYGEGEPTDNAQDFYTYITGGEDGEQPDVDLQNVKYVAFGLGNSTYEHYNAMVRRVSKALDGLGAKNLAGVGEADDAAGTTEEDFLAWKQDMWPKLVQEFGLQERDVAYESTFGVLERDDLDASSPGVFLGEANADHLDASSANRQFSNTNPYIASIIESREVFNSKDRNCIHMEIDLGDSGLSYETGDHVAIWPTNSEEQVTQLLCILGLSEKKDTVISIVSREATAKSPVPTPTTYATALRYYLEIAGPVSREFINVIAAFAPTDSAKTEATKLGGDKVYFNEKIGQKCLSLAQALNMLSGGQTWTKLPFSAIIEGLSKLQPRYYSISSSSLVQPFKVSITAAIESAEIQGRPGVFKGVATNYLLSLKQAQNQESQSQEYQLKGPRENYAGFKVPIHLRKSNFKLPKDSSRPVIMIGPGTGVAPFRGFVQERAALKKQGKNVGKTLLFFGCRRHDEDYLYESEWREHKNTLGENFDIQVAFSRETKQKVYVQHLLKTHAKEVMNMIDDGAIVYVCGDAKHMARDVNSTLISIWAEQRNISVESATEKMKGLRDTARYQEDIW